The following proteins are co-located in the Desulfatitalea tepidiphila genome:
- a CDS encoding sensor histidine kinase: MAIRGFRTKIAFHVVLLVFLSALIADILAVLVLQGFVVRHRLDLHSAILESAARQALHDLEQPIDAADSEVPRQPPEMLANDAFSAVAIVDRSGTLRFEKGHPDHSPERLRRAVDSALHTGKPCKEALGLMWAVFWWSASNELVAVALDGGGTVIGAAAAVVPLAPLYDKLRQYNKPVLYYILLNSIIFSAVGLYRIFRIYLHPIDRIVRQADEYSSDEDLFFTFRREDNELNRLSSALNRMLKRIAEDQQKLKASVVSLAKANQELKEAQNEIVRAEKMASVGRLAAGIAHEIGNPIGIVLGYMELIRQPDLAPEELKDFSLRAEKEIQRINTIIRQLLDLARPKKSEPQQISVHAVLEEIAGVMGTQPLMSGIEMDLKLEAGHDILMANAEQLRQVFLNLLLNAGDAIADAHGLTQGRIGIRTWNETPPSSHQVLGIRFEDNGNGISPDQIESVFDPFYTTKEPGKGTGLGLAVSYMIIQKMGGTISVESRENSGTQFTILLPLEPTGTAPQPRDGDSQSR; encoded by the coding sequence GTGGCCATACGTGGATTCAGGACCAAGATCGCATTCCATGTGGTGTTGCTGGTGTTCTTGTCGGCGTTGATCGCCGACATTCTCGCGGTGTTGGTTCTCCAGGGATTCGTTGTCCGTCATCGATTGGATCTACATAGCGCCATACTGGAAAGTGCCGCCCGACAGGCGTTGCATGACCTGGAACAACCGATCGACGCAGCGGATTCAGAGGTTCCCCGGCAACCTCCCGAAATGCTGGCGAATGATGCTTTTTCGGCGGTTGCCATTGTCGATCGCAGCGGCACCCTGCGATTTGAAAAAGGCCATCCCGACCATTCGCCGGAGCGTCTCCGGCGGGCCGTCGATTCGGCGCTGCATACCGGAAAGCCCTGCAAGGAGGCGTTGGGATTGATGTGGGCCGTTTTCTGGTGGAGCGCTTCGAACGAATTGGTGGCCGTTGCACTGGACGGCGGTGGGACGGTTATAGGAGCCGCGGCGGCGGTCGTTCCATTGGCGCCCCTATATGACAAATTGCGTCAATACAACAAGCCGGTTCTCTACTACATTCTGCTGAACAGCATCATCTTTTCCGCAGTAGGCCTGTATCGCATCTTCCGAATCTATCTGCATCCCATCGACCGCATCGTCCGTCAGGCGGACGAATACAGCTCCGACGAAGATCTTTTTTTCACCTTCAGACGGGAGGACAACGAACTCAATCGGCTCTCCTCGGCTCTGAACAGAATGCTGAAGCGAATAGCGGAAGATCAGCAAAAGCTAAAAGCGAGCGTCGTCTCCCTGGCAAAGGCCAATCAGGAACTCAAGGAGGCCCAGAACGAGATCGTGCGTGCCGAAAAGATGGCCTCCGTCGGTCGACTGGCCGCCGGCATCGCCCACGAGATCGGAAATCCCATCGGCATTGTGCTCGGCTATATGGAATTGATCAGGCAGCCGGATCTGGCACCTGAGGAACTCAAGGATTTCAGCCTGCGTGCCGAAAAAGAGATCCAGCGCATCAACACGATTATCCGTCAACTGCTGGATTTGGCACGCCCCAAAAAGAGTGAACCTCAGCAAATATCGGTCCACGCGGTGCTCGAGGAGATCGCCGGTGTCATGGGAACCCAGCCCTTGATGAGCGGCATAGAAATGGATTTGAAGCTCGAAGCCGGGCATGACATCCTCATGGCCAACGCAGAGCAGTTGCGCCAAGTCTTTCTCAACTTGCTTCTCAACGCAGGCGATGCCATCGCCGATGCTCACGGGTTGACGCAAGGCCGTATCGGGATCCGAACCTGGAACGAAACACCACCGAGTTCGCATCAGGTACTGGGCATTCGATTCGAGGACAACGGCAACGGTATCTCCCCGGATCAGATCGAAAGCGTGTTCGATCCCTTTTACACCACCAAGGAGCCGGGCAAGGGGACGGGATTGGGCCTGGCCGTCAGTTATATGATCATTCAAAAGATGGGGGGCACGATTTCGGTGGAGAGCCGGGAGAACAGCGGCACTCAATTTACGATTCTTCTGCCGCTGGAGCCGACCGGTACGGCTCCCCAACCCAGGGACGGAGATTCTCAATCACGCTAA
- a CDS encoding TRAP transporter permease: MSDRDRLEATPEENDSIDDGLDRAKRLAEREEGLFGRQPQDWTRFIVPIVAVAWSLFQLSIASWLIIDSTYARAIHLAFAFLIVFLNVPMLKRELGRLSFLSAQHRISLLDFLLAIVAALAALYIALDYEGLAMRIGAPNTLDLIAGAVLVIVLLEASRRVIGPALPIIALGFILYAFLGPYMPSVIAFKGVSLNRFLGQMSMSTEGIYGIPLYVSARIVFLFVLFGAMLDRAGAGRYFIQLALSILGGFKGGPAKAAVVGSGLSGLVSGSSIANIVTTGTFTIPLMKKVGYPPKKAAAIEVAASTDGQLMPPIMGAAAFIIAEYVNVPYIEVVKAAAIPAFASYAALFFITHIEASKLGLTGMPRSELPPFWKTLMSGAHFLFPLFMLLYELIVVRHTPDTAAFNAIWVMAIVMFAQRPIQAYLNKEPLLPGFVRGFIDIVQALVGGARNMVSVALATAAAGIIVGVVAMGLGSRITEVVAILSGGNVFLMLIITAIASLLIGMGLPTTATYIVMASLTAKALVVVGAQNDFIVPLMAAHLFCFYFGILADDTPPVGLAAYAAAAIAKSPPIPTGLQGFMYDIRTAILPFMFIFNADLILDGITSWPLGLLVFAMACMGNFAFAAATQGWLITRNKAYEIPILLCATFILMQPKYVAQWIGFQYSPYWTYLIGLAIMGALYLSQRWRRSRHTA, from the coding sequence ATGAGCGACAGAGACCGGCTTGAAGCGACCCCAGAGGAAAATGATTCCATAGACGATGGTTTGGACCGGGCCAAGCGGCTGGCGGAAAGAGAAGAGGGACTATTCGGGCGCCAGCCGCAGGACTGGACGCGTTTTATTGTTCCAATTGTCGCCGTGGCATGGAGCCTTTTTCAACTTTCCATCGCCAGCTGGTTGATTATCGATTCCACTTACGCTCGTGCCATCCACCTGGCGTTTGCCTTCCTGATCGTCTTTCTGAATGTGCCGATGTTGAAAAGAGAGCTCGGGAGGCTCTCTTTTCTTTCGGCCCAGCATCGTATATCGTTGCTCGATTTTCTTCTGGCCATCGTGGCGGCCCTGGCAGCCCTTTATATCGCCCTGGACTACGAGGGGCTGGCCATGCGCATCGGTGCCCCCAACACCTTGGATTTGATCGCCGGGGCCGTACTGGTCATCGTGCTGCTCGAAGCCTCCCGGCGGGTGATCGGCCCCGCACTGCCCATCATTGCCTTAGGGTTCATCCTGTATGCCTTCCTTGGGCCCTATATGCCTTCCGTCATTGCTTTCAAGGGGGTTTCCCTCAATCGCTTCCTGGGCCAGATGAGCATGTCGACCGAGGGGATTTACGGCATTCCCCTCTACGTATCGGCGCGCATCGTTTTCCTGTTTGTTCTTTTCGGCGCCATGCTCGATCGCGCCGGCGCCGGGCGCTATTTCATTCAACTGGCGCTCTCCATTCTCGGCGGCTTCAAGGGGGGACCGGCCAAGGCCGCCGTGGTGGGCAGCGGGTTGTCGGGACTCGTATCGGGCTCGAGTATCGCCAACATCGTGACCACCGGCACTTTTACAATTCCTTTGATGAAAAAAGTGGGCTATCCACCCAAAAAGGCCGCGGCCATCGAGGTGGCCGCGAGCACGGACGGACAACTGATGCCGCCCATCATGGGAGCGGCCGCCTTCATCATCGCCGAATACGTCAACGTGCCGTACATCGAGGTGGTCAAGGCGGCCGCCATTCCAGCGTTCGCCTCCTATGCGGCCCTCTTTTTCATCACCCATATCGAGGCTTCCAAGCTGGGTCTCACCGGGATGCCCCGGAGCGAATTGCCGCCTTTCTGGAAGACCCTCATGTCGGGCGCCCATTTTCTGTTTCCCCTGTTCATGCTGCTGTACGAATTGATCGTAGTGCGGCACACCCCGGACACGGCCGCCTTCAATGCCATATGGGTCATGGCCATCGTCATGTTCGCTCAGCGTCCCATCCAGGCTTACTTGAACAAGGAACCCCTGCTACCCGGTTTTGTCAGAGGATTCATCGATATCGTTCAGGCCCTGGTCGGCGGCGCACGAAACATGGTGTCGGTCGCATTGGCCACTGCCGCGGCTGGCATCATCGTAGGGGTGGTGGCCATGGGGCTGGGCAGCCGTATCACCGAAGTGGTCGCGATCCTTTCAGGCGGTAATGTCTTCCTGATGCTGATCATCACCGCCATCGCCAGCCTGCTCATCGGCATGGGGCTGCCCACCACCGCGACCTACATCGTGATGGCCAGCCTGACGGCCAAGGCCCTGGTGGTCGTCGGTGCGCAAAACGACTTCATCGTCCCGCTCATGGCCGCGCACCTGTTCTGTTTTTACTTCGGCATCCTGGCCGACGACACCCCTCCGGTGGGTCTGGCGGCTTACGCAGCGGCCGCTATTGCCAAATCACCGCCCATTCCCACCGGCCTGCAAGGATTCATGTACGATATCCGCACCGCCATCCTGCCTTTCATGTTCATCTTCAATGCCGACCTGATCTTAGATGGTATTACCAGCTGGCCATTGGGGTTGCTCGTATTCGCAATGGCCTGCATGGGAAACTTCGCCTTTGCAGCCGCGACCCAGGGTTGGCTGATCACGCGCAACAAAGCTTATGAGATTCCAATCCTACTTTGCGCGACCTTCATTTTGATGCAGCCGAAATATGTGGCGCAGTGGATCGGATTTCAGTACAGTCCCTACTGGACCTACTTGATAGGCCTTGCGATCATGGGGGCGTTGTATCTGTCCCAACGCTGGCGCCGATCCAGGCACACCGCCTGA
- a CDS encoding TAXI family TRAP transporter solute-binding subunit: MKKVFILMASIFLIFMLAACGGDKQSDTGNAGDTGDKAVKTAYVTIGTGGITGVYYPTGGAIAKMVNNKRDQYNIRCTVEATGGSVFNVNAVMAGDLEFGIVQSDRQYQAIKGMAEWQEKGPQNDLRAVFSIHPESVTLAAAVDAGIKDIRDLKGKRVNIGNPGSGQRQNSIDALQAVGLDYEKDLQAESVKAAEAPGLLQDGRIDAFFYTVGHPSGAFKEATAGVRKVRFVPITGIDELLAKYPYYAKSFVPVKEYPGAENEGDVDTFGVKATLVTSAKVPDHVVYAVTKEVFENLEEFKGLHPAYSVLTKEDMLEGLSAEIHPGAMKYYKEAGLI; the protein is encoded by the coding sequence ATGAAAAAAGTTTTTATTCTTATGGCTTCGATTTTTCTCATTTTCATGCTGGCCGCTTGCGGCGGTGACAAACAGTCCGATACCGGCAATGCCGGAGACACCGGCGACAAGGCGGTCAAAACGGCTTATGTCACCATCGGTACCGGTGGAATCACCGGCGTATATTATCCCACCGGCGGCGCGATCGCCAAGATGGTGAACAATAAAAGAGACCAATACAACATCCGGTGCACGGTCGAGGCCACCGGCGGTTCGGTGTTTAACGTCAATGCCGTCATGGCGGGCGACCTGGAATTCGGCATCGTTCAATCCGATCGCCAGTACCAGGCCATCAAAGGCATGGCCGAATGGCAGGAGAAAGGGCCCCAGAACGATTTGCGGGCGGTCTTCAGCATCCATCCCGAGTCGGTCACCCTGGCCGCGGCCGTCGATGCCGGCATAAAAGATATTCGTGATTTGAAGGGCAAACGTGTGAACATCGGCAACCCGGGCTCGGGTCAGCGCCAGAACTCCATCGATGCCCTGCAGGCCGTCGGGTTGGACTACGAGAAAGATTTGCAGGCCGAGAGCGTAAAGGCGGCCGAGGCACCTGGATTGCTCCAGGATGGCCGTATTGACGCTTTCTTCTACACGGTGGGACATCCCAGCGGTGCGTTTAAAGAGGCCACCGCCGGTGTCCGCAAGGTGCGATTCGTTCCCATCACCGGTATTGATGAGCTGTTAGCCAAGTATCCTTACTACGCCAAATCCTTCGTGCCAGTGAAGGAGTACCCGGGGGCTGAAAATGAAGGCGACGTCGATACGTTCGGCGTCAAGGCCACACTGGTGACCTCGGCCAAGGTGCCGGACCATGTCGTTTATGCCGTGACCAAAGAAGTGTTTGAAAATCTCGAGGAGTTCAAAGGGCTCCATCCGGCCTATAGTGTATTGACGAAAGAAGACATGCTAGAAGGTCTTTCCGCGGAGATTCATCCCGGCGCCATGAAGTATTACAAGGAGGCCGGATTGATATAA
- a CDS encoding glycosyltransferase family 2 protein, with the protein MSTSTPDFGQNGSFPQVSVIVPTYNRASLLKEALDSVLAQSYRNFELIVVDDGSTDNTRQLLAPYGDRITVLFQPNAGVSAARNLGIQAASGDLIALLDSDDYWLPEKLAAQVAFFKATPQSLICQTEEIWIRNGVRVNPKRRHRKLSGMIFQASLPLCLISPSAVMMRKSLLDEVGLFDEDMPACEDYDLWLRITWKYPVHLISVPLVVKRGGHADQLSRLPELDKYRIRSITRMLLKGVLSKEERQAACRVLEQKCRIYAEGCYKRGRDDEADFYRAIARQFLP; encoded by the coding sequence ATGTCAACCTCCACCCCCGATTTTGGTCAAAACGGATCATTCCCTCAGGTATCGGTCATCGTGCCGACCTACAATCGGGCTTCCCTGCTGAAAGAGGCCCTCGATTCCGTCTTGGCTCAGAGCTACCGGAATTTTGAACTGATCGTCGTGGATGATGGTTCGACCGATAATACCAGGCAACTGCTGGCACCCTACGGAGACCGGATCACTGTGTTGTTTCAACCGAACGCGGGGGTGAGTGCCGCACGCAACCTCGGTATCCAGGCCGCATCCGGCGATTTGATCGCCCTGCTCGATTCAGACGACTATTGGTTGCCCGAAAAACTGGCCGCACAGGTCGCTTTTTTTAAAGCGACGCCGCAATCCCTGATTTGTCAAACCGAGGAGATCTGGATTCGAAACGGCGTCCGTGTCAATCCCAAGCGCCGCCATCGAAAATTGTCGGGCATGATTTTCCAGGCGTCACTACCGTTGTGTCTTATCAGCCCTTCGGCGGTCATGATGCGCAAATCCCTTCTGGATGAAGTGGGTCTTTTCGACGAAGATATGCCGGCATGTGAAGATTACGACCTGTGGCTGCGCATCACGTGGAAATATCCTGTTCATTTGATCTCTGTTCCGTTGGTGGTCAAAAGAGGCGGGCACGCCGATCAATTGTCGCGATTGCCGGAACTGGACAAGTATCGCATCCGCTCGATTACACGGATGCTCCTCAAAGGGGTCTTGTCAAAAGAAGAGCGGCAGGCCGCCTGTAGGGTGCTCGAACAGAAATGTCGCATCTATGCGGAAGGGTGCTATAAACGTGGGCGTGACGATGAGGCCGATTTTTATCGCGCGATAGCCCGTCAATTCCTTCCTTGA
- a CDS encoding class I SAM-dependent methyltransferase — translation MFNIQLIRKGGMRPMGYVFDFQDAREYEQWATLEHNRRAARLEHQLMFDLLQPSPNESVLDIGCGSGLSTRPLVEMGLNVTGVDPSPYMLDLCFAALQNRVELYRGYAEDLPFGDNSFNYAIFFIALEFADDPMKAIEEACRVAKDKVFFGLLNRFAINGTQRWRGPGVFSQVRFFSPWKLKKMIRSVAGNVPVVWRTACQFPYHTTRMMEHFERSAILQRCPFGAFAGVTATLVPRFRTRPLAIRYRPKKVPRVMTGSAPVGPATSDHSCMGRCRRHGRSGGPEPGSRHESLSV, via the coding sequence GTGTTCAATATTCAATTAATCAGGAAAGGGGGGATGCGCCCGATGGGGTATGTGTTCGATTTTCAAGATGCACGTGAATACGAACAGTGGGCAACCCTCGAGCACAACCGCCGCGCCGCACGTTTGGAACATCAACTGATGTTCGACCTTTTACAACCCTCGCCGAACGAGTCGGTATTGGACATCGGCTGCGGTTCAGGATTGAGTACGAGGCCCTTGGTGGAAATGGGGCTGAACGTCACCGGAGTCGATCCGTCCCCTTATATGCTCGATCTTTGCTTTGCAGCTCTTCAGAACCGAGTGGAATTGTACCGCGGATATGCCGAGGATTTGCCCTTTGGTGACAATTCCTTCAACTACGCCATATTCTTCATCGCCCTTGAATTTGCAGACGATCCGATGAAGGCCATCGAAGAGGCCTGCCGGGTGGCCAAGGACAAGGTTTTTTTTGGGCTTCTAAATCGTTTCGCCATCAATGGAACCCAGCGCTGGCGTGGGCCAGGCGTCTTTTCCCAGGTCCGGTTTTTCAGCCCCTGGAAACTGAAAAAAATGATTCGCTCCGTGGCCGGCAACGTGCCGGTGGTATGGCGCACGGCATGCCAGTTCCCTTATCACACCACTCGCATGATGGAACATTTTGAACGATCGGCCATTTTACAACGCTGCCCATTCGGTGCATTTGCCGGCGTGACGGCCACCCTTGTACCCAGGTTTCGCACACGACCGTTGGCGATCCGCTATCGACCGAAAAAGGTGCCTCGCGTGATGACCGGATCTGCCCCTGTGGGGCCGGCTACCTCCGATCATTCATGCATGGGAAGGTGTCGCCGACATGGTCGTTCCGGCGGCCCGGAACCAGGATCGCGCCATGAAAGCCTGTCTGTATGA
- the purB gene encoding adenylosuccinate lyase, which translates to MTLTPLEAISPVDGRYRGTTQVLSAFFSESALIKYRVRVEIEYFIALCELPLPQLKKIDKRSLASLRDIYLTFDLNDAQRVKDIERVTNHDVKAVEYFIKEKFSALGLTPFSEFIHFGLTSQDINNTAMPLALKECWQQHISPGLQAVTADLTERALAWKKIPMLARTHGQPASPTRLGKEIFVFVDRLTQQYELMTHVPFSAKFGGATGNFNAHLVAYPEVDWIDFGNHFVNDILGLSRCRVTTQIEHYDHLAAFCDSVKRINTILIDLCRDIWSYVSMDYFKQKIKKDEVGSSAMPHKVNPIDFENAEGNLGVANAMLEHLSAKLPISRLQRDLTDSTVTRNLGVPLAHTLIAFRSIQKGMAKLVLNETAIDKDLENNWAVVAEGIQTILRREGYPKPYEALKALTRTNTTIDAQAIADFIATLDVPPGVKEELSALTPHSYTGLIDF; encoded by the coding sequence ATGACGCTGACTCCTTTGGAAGCCATTTCTCCGGTGGATGGACGCTATCGGGGCACGACCCAGGTCTTGTCGGCCTTTTTTTCGGAAAGCGCACTGATCAAATACCGGGTTCGAGTGGAAATCGAGTATTTTATCGCCTTGTGCGAGCTACCCCTACCCCAGCTGAAAAAGATCGACAAACGATCGTTGGCCTCCTTGCGAGATATCTATTTGACCTTTGACCTGAACGATGCCCAAAGGGTCAAAGACATCGAGAGGGTCACCAATCACGATGTGAAGGCGGTGGAGTATTTTATCAAGGAAAAGTTCAGTGCCTTGGGCTTGACCCCTTTCAGTGAATTTATCCATTTCGGACTCACCTCACAAGATATCAACAATACCGCCATGCCGTTGGCACTTAAAGAATGCTGGCAACAACACATATCGCCTGGACTTCAAGCCGTTACAGCTGATTTGACCGAAAGGGCGCTGGCATGGAAAAAAATCCCCATGCTGGCCCGCACCCATGGACAACCCGCCTCTCCGACGCGTCTTGGAAAAGAGATCTTCGTCTTTGTCGATCGATTGACCCAGCAATACGAATTGATGACCCACGTCCCCTTTTCGGCCAAATTCGGTGGCGCGACCGGCAACTTCAATGCCCATCTGGTGGCCTATCCAGAAGTGGACTGGATTGACTTCGGCAATCATTTCGTCAACGACATCCTCGGGTTGTCACGTTGCCGGGTGACGACCCAGATCGAACACTATGACCATCTTGCCGCCTTTTGCGACAGCGTCAAACGCATCAACACGATTCTCATCGATCTGTGCCGCGACATTTGGTCCTATGTGTCCATGGACTACTTCAAACAGAAAATAAAAAAGGATGAGGTTGGGTCGTCGGCCATGCCCCACAAAGTCAACCCCATCGACTTCGAAAATGCAGAGGGCAATCTGGGCGTCGCCAACGCCATGCTTGAACATCTATCCGCCAAGTTGCCCATTTCCAGGCTTCAGCGCGATCTGACCGATTCGACCGTCACCCGGAATTTGGGGGTGCCATTGGCACACACCCTCATCGCCTTCCGATCGATCCAAAAAGGGATGGCCAAATTGGTCCTCAATGAAACCGCCATCGACAAGGATCTGGAGAATAACTGGGCGGTCGTTGCAGAAGGGATTCAGACCATTTTGCGCAGGGAAGGATACCCAAAGCCTTACGAGGCACTCAAGGCCCTCACCCGAACCAACACAACGATCGATGCCCAGGCCATTGCCGATTTTATCGCCACCCTGGATGTGCCCCCTGGAGTCAAAGAGGAGTTGTCGGCCTTGACGCCCCATAGCTATACGGGTCTGATCGACTTTTGA
- a CDS encoding Hsp20/alpha crystallin family protein → MGSMKLDLRYASDNFEQSVDKFFDTAFGPSAALYRRVTLCGWRPISNHPNVFSCGRRSNDIQHPSISGTKPEGIAVYETDEGMTIEVALTIIKEESLHLAILDKKLVIRGEKIGSPPKSASFSLQSNKNSQFQHLIHLPESISSGSFRAQLKGDVVQIEFVKQ, encoded by the coding sequence ATGGGATCGATGAAACTGGATTTACGCTATGCATCCGACAACTTCGAGCAATCCGTCGATAAATTCTTTGACACCGCTTTTGGGCCGTCGGCAGCCCTGTACCGCCGGGTGACACTTTGCGGATGGCGTCCGATATCCAATCACCCCAATGTTTTTAGCTGCGGTCGCCGGTCAAATGACATTCAGCACCCCTCCATATCCGGAACCAAGCCGGAGGGGATCGCGGTTTATGAAACAGACGAGGGAATGACCATTGAAGTGGCCTTGACCATCATCAAGGAAGAAAGCCTTCACCTCGCTATTTTGGATAAAAAACTGGTCATTCGAGGGGAAAAAATCGGCAGCCCTCCAAAGAGTGCATCTTTTTCCCTGCAATCAAATAAAAATTCGCAATTTCAGCATCTTATACATTTACCAGAATCGATTAGCTCTGGCAGTTTTCGTGCCCAACTCAAGGGAGATGTCGTTCAAATCGAATTTGTCAAACAATGA
- a CDS encoding ABC transporter substrate-binding protein translates to MVIGVCSLFPLLIDRLTRLIPIAVALGITFFVSDPAVAKENITYRLKWLINMSTVGDIVAVHRGCFEEQGLTVTLKSGGPERDAIRDLELGHADFGVASGDQVIQAISKGSPVVVIAQLFQKNPLQWVYFKNKIRIDGLTDLKNKTIGVTFGKNDEIIMRTLLVKSGLSDRQVRLYSVRLDYTPFYRGVADLWPVYINTQGVEIGHRLTASGASIAFLDPESYGVFFVANSVVTSKRLLEEHPERVQRFIKGLIKGWTTAVEGTDSDRIVEDVRQYDRDTSRDLLFAQLDQTRALVKPDESFSIGRINVPAWEQTETIMLANQQIDRPVNVGAHLRIEFVE, encoded by the coding sequence ATGGTGATTGGGGTATGCTCTCTTTTTCCATTGCTCATTGACCGACTGACACGTCTGATTCCAATTGCAGTAGCGTTAGGGATCACGTTTTTTGTATCTGATCCGGCCGTCGCCAAGGAAAACATTACCTACCGACTGAAATGGCTGATCAACATGTCCACGGTGGGCGATATCGTTGCAGTTCATCGGGGTTGCTTCGAAGAGCAGGGGTTGACCGTCACCCTAAAATCCGGCGGTCCGGAAAGAGACGCCATTCGCGATCTGGAGTTGGGACACGCTGATTTTGGTGTGGCTTCGGGAGATCAGGTCATTCAGGCGATATCCAAAGGATCTCCGGTAGTGGTGATCGCCCAGCTGTTCCAGAAGAATCCATTGCAATGGGTTTACTTCAAGAACAAAATTCGCATCGACGGGTTAACCGATCTCAAAAACAAGACCATCGGGGTCACCTTCGGGAAAAATGATGAGATCATCATGCGTACCCTGCTGGTCAAGTCAGGCCTATCCGATCGGCAGGTCCGGCTGTATAGCGTGCGTCTGGATTACACGCCTTTTTACAGAGGGGTAGCCGACCTATGGCCTGTCTATATCAATACGCAGGGCGTTGAAATCGGGCACAGGCTCACGGCATCAGGTGCTTCCATTGCGTTTCTGGATCCCGAGTCTTATGGCGTCTTTTTTGTCGCCAATTCAGTGGTCACATCCAAACGGTTGCTCGAAGAACATCCTGAACGGGTGCAGCGATTCATAAAAGGCCTGATCAAAGGCTGGACCACCGCGGTCGAAGGCACCGACAGCGATCGGATCGTCGAAGATGTCAGGCAATATGACCGCGATACATCCCGTGATCTTCTTTTCGCTCAGCTGGATCAGACACGCGCATTGGTCAAACCTGATGAATCCTTTTCTATCGGTCGGATCAATGTCCCTGCATGGGAGCAGACGGAAACGATCATGTTGGCCAATCAACAGATCGATCGGCCCGTGAACGTGGGGGCCCATTTGAGGATTGAGTTCGTAGAGTAA
- a CDS encoding ABC transporter permease, translating into MIKYVVNLSDYVIPSLGILLKTFGEISSTYAHDVFSTLCVAIIGQIFSIMLAFIVGILGRKTTWLGSLIKVAAYNIQAYPIVALAPIIFILLGDGFLSRLLIAAMICYFPLLLSVVGILAEPITEVEHFYQQTGRMRWQLEVKIRAFENLPKLTTVIAGSATLAMAGTIVAEFIAANAGIGYSIRIALYQSDLSKILVALFMIGITLSIYQGALEVAGRLVKNAWEQ; encoded by the coding sequence ATGATCAAATATGTGGTCAATCTCTCAGACTATGTGATACCCAGTCTGGGAATCCTGCTCAAAACATTTGGAGAAATCTCGTCGACCTACGCCCACGACGTGTTCAGCACACTTTGTGTGGCCATCATCGGGCAAATTTTTTCGATTATGCTGGCCTTTATAGTCGGCATTTTGGGTCGAAAGACGACCTGGCTCGGAAGCCTGATTAAGGTAGCGGCCTACAATATCCAAGCCTATCCCATCGTGGCACTGGCGCCGATTATTTTTATCCTGTTAGGCGATGGGTTTTTATCGAGGCTTTTGATTGCCGCCATGATTTGCTATTTTCCTTTACTCTTGTCCGTGGTCGGCATACTGGCCGAACCGATAACCGAGGTTGAACATTTCTATCAACAAACCGGGCGGATGCGTTGGCAACTCGAAGTCAAAATCCGGGCATTTGAGAATCTGCCAAAATTGACGACCGTCATTGCGGGGAGTGCCACCTTGGCCATGGCTGGCACCATCGTTGCCGAGTTTATCGCGGCAAACGCCGGCATTGGCTACAGTATCCGTATCGCCCTATATCAGAGTGATCTTTCGAAAATCCTGGTAGCCCTTTTTATGATCGGAATCACATTGTCCATCTACCAGGGCGCATTGGAAGTCGCGGGACGGCTGGTCAAAAACGCATGGGAGCAATAA